One window from the genome of uncultured Tateyamaria sp. encodes:
- a CDS encoding MFS transporter, whose translation MTDRTSFPLVLALWGAGLGAAGQYAKISVIFDRLPEVYPDAGTALGFIVSLVGFVGIVLGVVAGLVVARIRYRRAMLWALWAGAALSLFQATLPSLPLMLASRALEGVSHLAMVVAAPTLIAQLSAERHRGFTLTLWSTFFSVAFTLLVVLGLPLVDAMGLPALFVAHAIWLAVFAVILGLFLRPLEVPPDSALSLRGILRDHVAIYRSPRIAAPGAGWMFYTFCFLAILTVLPPYIAPEWRAWVMGAMPLVAIGVSLTLGVYALRFMGAVMLIQIGFALCIASLLWLWIAPGMPVACLSLAGALGLVQGASFAAVPQLNATAAHQSQAYGGLAQTGNLGNTLGTPALLAVLGMAGFPGLVWTCIAVFGCGIAAHAWMAARRRADMA comes from the coding sequence ATGACCGACCGCACATCCTTCCCGCTTGTTCTTGCCCTGTGGGGCGCTGGCCTTGGTGCGGCGGGGCAGTATGCCAAAATCTCGGTCATCTTTGACCGATTGCCCGAGGTCTACCCCGATGCGGGCACGGCTTTGGGTTTCATCGTGTCGCTTGTGGGTTTTGTCGGCATCGTGCTGGGGGTTGTTGCGGGGCTTGTGGTCGCCCGTATTCGCTATCGACGCGCAATGCTGTGGGCGCTGTGGGCCGGGGCGGCGCTGTCGTTGTTTCAGGCGACATTGCCCAGCCTGCCGCTGATGCTGGCAAGCCGCGCGCTCGAGGGTGTGTCCCATCTGGCGATGGTTGTCGCTGCCCCGACACTGATTGCGCAGCTGAGTGCTGAGCGGCATCGGGGGTTTACCCTGACGCTCTGGAGCACGTTCTTTTCGGTCGCGTTCACCCTGCTGGTGGTTCTTGGCCTGCCGCTGGTGGATGCGATGGGTCTGCCCGCGTTGTTCGTGGCGCATGCGATCTGGCTGGCCGTGTTTGCCGTGATCCTTGGGCTGTTCCTGCGCCCGTTGGAGGTGCCGCCCGACAGCGCCTTGTCGTTGCGCGGTATCCTGCGGGATCATGTGGCAATCTACCGGTCACCGCGCATTGCGGCGCCGGGGGCGGGGTGGATGTTCTATACCTTTTGCTTTCTGGCCATCCTGACGGTGCTGCCGCCCTACATTGCGCCGGAATGGCGGGCGTGGGTGATGGGGGCGATGCCGCTGGTGGCCATCGGTGTGTCGCTGACACTCGGCGTCTATGCCTTGCGGTTCATGGGCGCCGTCATGCTGATCCAGATCGGGTTTGCCTTGTGCATCGCGTCGCTGCTGTGGCTGTGGATCGCGCCGGGGATGCCGGTGGCCTGTCTTTCGCTGGCAGGCGCACTGGGGCTGGTGCAGGGGGCGAGTTTTGCCGCCGTGCCGCAGTTGAACGCCACGGCCGCGCATCAAAGCCAAGCCTATGGCGGCCTCGCGCAGACCGGTAATCTGGGCAACACGCTGGGCACGCCCGCGCTGCTGGCTGTGCTGGGCATGGCGGGGTTTCCGGGGTTGGTGTGGACCTGCATCGCGGTCTTTGGCTGTGGGATTGCGGCGCACGCCTGGATGGCCGCGCGACGCCGTGCTGACATGGCATGA